In Brassica napus cultivar Da-Ae chromosome A3, Da-Ae, whole genome shotgun sequence, the sequence CATTAAGCTCATAGTGCCATCCCTCCTGCTGAAAAGTGTGGACGTCGTCCACACACTTGGGGAAGAAGACAGCATCCAAATATACATCCACAAGATTGTAAAAATCCTACAATGGACAATGACGAAACATGATCAGACATAAAGTAGataacaaacacaaaataaGTAGTTCTATATTTCGCTCATTGTACCTTAGTATTAGTGGAAGCAACAGGGTAACAGGTCCTATCAGGATAAGTGAATGCATTTAGAAAAGTATGCAAACTTCCCTTAAGCAGTTCAACAAATGGCTCTTTGAGAGGGTACTTTCTAGACCCACATAGAACGCTGTGTTCCAGTATGTGAGGAATGCCAGTTGAATCCTTCCTGCAATAACAACGAGAACTATGATTTACAGTCCCAAACTTAAGAGCCCTTTGACAAGGAGGGTGTACTCAAGTcacctatatatattaaaaaaaagaggcTTGTTTAGGAGACTTACGGAGGAGTCCTTAAAACAATACCGAACACCTTGTTCTCGTCTTCATTAGACACAGACATCACCTCACAACCAGTTTTCTTGTGTTTGAAGAGAGTAGCCTTTGATTTACACTCTGAGATAAACTCTTCAGATACTTTCTCAAATCCAAGCTTCTCAGCCTCATCTTGGCCTACATCTGAATtccaacaaacaaaacaaaaatttttaaacatacaCAAATCTACGATTAgctacctgtcacaaaggagaAATCTTTAATTTCACAAGTGAGACAAAACACACATGACATCTACAAATCTTCTGTAAAGTGTGAAACTGGCTAGTTCACCATCATCGACTAAACTGAGAATAAAGTGAGAAACTTTACCAGGATAAGATGGTGCGGGTTGTGTGGCAACGGCCCGAACAGAGAGGCGAGAGAGTTGCCTATTGACTCCGCGACCTGCGGTGGAGGGAACCCTCAACCCACGTCGGAGAAAGACACGTCTTCCGGTGGATGCAGGAGAGGCAACCCGGCGAAGGTTGCGACCGGGGGCTCGGAGAGCGCCTGTAGACGATGACAGGGACGAGTAAGAGAGAGGGAAGTGGCGAAAGAAGGGAGAGGCGGAGGTGAGAGAAGCTGAGCAAGAGGCAGTTCGAAGCATGGCTACCGGGAAAAATATTACCCGGCGGAGACAGCTACTGTCGGAGacgaaataaaaatgatatgcAGCGGCAagagtttttattattttattttaataaggtTATCATTTCTTGTATAACACacataatatttacttataaaattaatattctttattttctgAATCTTTTTAATTAACGACCagaaaaaatatctaaagaCACAAAAGAAGTTCTGATTTGCAAGAAACAAAACGTGGTGCTCGTATAGCCAAATGTGACTTGTTACCCCCAAACAATATAATGACCAGAAAATATCTTACATTTTTTCTtggtgtttttttaatattgtcgGATGAGTTTACGGATTAAATGAGAGACATAACACTCACAATcttatttatcttttcttaaataattattgatcGAATTTgaaaccaaatcacaatttaatcaaaataacaaaaattagaagaaaaaagttTACATgttttgcttagttatgtgcCAAAAGTTAAGATTATAAGAAGTCCAGAAGGCCCATGTTGAACCGAGAAATAGAGATCCAAGAAGCAGCAGAACTAGTAGACGATTCTCACCCTCAAGAAGGCAAAATATACATGGGCACATttatccaaaacccgaaaccgaagaaccaaaccaaaccgaaaaacaAATTTTGGTTCGAATTTAGATTCTATATCTCTAAAATCGAATAACCGAGATTCAAATAGATATCTgaatttctataatatatatatatatgcatataaactatattatggATATCTTTCCGGTATCGAGTTCTGGAGAAAAAACAACATTGTTGAACTAGAATTAACTGGTATATTTAGAAGGTCCGAAATGACAAACTCTTTAGAGGAATAGACAAAGATTCATTAATTAGTTCGTTATGCAGTGAGTGAATTTCAAGTTTGGTTTAACGCAAATGAGATGGTGCCACCAATTCTACAAGATCACATTATTGAGAAACCTCAAGTCTTAATCTTGGGTAATATCTGCATGTTAGATGGGTCATGGACATCTACAACACAATTCAGCGAATGTTGATGTGTTTAGATGGACAGCTTTGGAAAGATTTAATTTATGGGAACACAAAATTACATTAGACGAGAGCCTGCCTCGCATTCAGAAATAGAAGCACTGCAATGGATGATGAAAAATATGCTTCAACATTTGACATTATCTGAATTAACtagaatattttttatctaaaaactcgatctttttactttttaactCGAGTTAACCGAAATCCGAGACCGAACCGAAGGAGATCCAAAATTATCTTGGATATAAATCGGTTCGATTTTGttatctgaaccgaaccgaaaactgaaataaccgaattgaaaccaaaccaaacattTTAAATACCCAAACATATCCTAAACCTCTAGAACCGAAGAAGCAAAGAAACCAACAAGAACAGAATGCCCAAGGCTTAGGTAAAACATTTTGTATATCTTCTAATACCACTTACAAGATCCTCTATACTCTGGGGAAGCAAAAAGATGGTTCGTTTTTCATTAGGTTGAACTTTTGTACAATCTATTTTTGACTAATATGAAATTTACggtttagcaaaaaaagaacAATGTCTCTTCCATCCTCTGATTTCGGATGACATTTGAAAGCAACAAGTTCAACATAAATCTGTAAGTCAATGACTGTTTCTGCACGTCAGATGACCACCACATAGCCATTCATTTCTATCTTCTAGCCCCTGATTAAATTGGATTCCTGTGAATCCATTTAACGTCGCACCTCAGATCAACCAAAGGACAAAGAAGGCTTTAGCGTAAAGAAAGTACTCACGGCCTGGCCCATAGAGGCCCATATAGGCCCATTAGTTTAGGTCCAGTCCAAAGATTCCTTACGCGAGATACCGATTCCATTTGTCGACGACTCAAACATATCCGCCGAAGAAACCTCTTTCACTAAGAAATCATCATCCAAACCTGAAAGAAAAATCAATCTTCCCGGAGAACAAACAACGCCACCGCCGTATCGACGTCGCTAATCGGAGAAATCGATCCACAAGTCTTCTTCCTCCTCAGGTCAAATCTCTTCTCCCAATTCCTTCAATTTCATTCCCATTCAGATTCCATCAACGTGTTTCTTCAGATTCGCAGGAGGATCATGTCAGGCCTCCTCGAAGGAATCCCAGACGCAGTCGCTCTACGCTGCCTCGCGCACGTCCCCTTACACCACCACCCAAACCTAGAGCTCGTCTCCCGCTCCTGGCGATCCGCGATACGCAGCGACGAGCTCTTCAAAGTCCGCATCGAAGAGCAATCATCCGAATCCCTCCTCTGCGTCTGCGCCTTCGATCCCGAGAACATCTGGCAAGTCTACAGCCCAAGCTGCAACCGCTGGCTCACTCTCCCTCTCCTCCCTTCGAGAATCCGCCACCTCGCTCACTTCGGAGCCGTCACCGCCGCCGGAAAGCTCTTCGTCTTGGGCGGAGGCAGCGACGCCGTTGATCCGTTGACCGGCGACCACGACGGCACGTTCGCGACCGACGAGGTCTGGTGCTACGACTTTGTGAAGAGGCGTTGGACGCAGCGAGCGTCGATGCTTGTGCCTCGTTCTATGTTCGCTTGCTGTGTTCTCGATGGGAAGATCGTTGTCGCTGGAGGATTCACCACGTGTCGTAAATCGATTTCTGGAGCTGAGATGTATGATCCTGAGAGCGACGTGTGGACTTCGATTCCTGATCTCCATAGGACTCATAACTCGGCGTGTTCGGGTTTGGTTGTGAAAGGGAAAGTTCACGTTTTGCATAAAGGGTTATCGTCCGTGCAGGTTCTTGAGAGTGTTAAGGTAGGATGGGCGGTGAAAGAGTATGGTTGGCCTCAAGGTCCGATGGCTGTTGTTGAGGATGTGCCTTATGTAATGAGTCATGGAGTTGTGTATAAGCAGGAAGAGGATGATACGTGGAAGATGGTTGCGTCGGCGTCTGAGTTTAAGCCGAGGATTGGAATGGCGATGACGAGTTTGAGCGATGAGGTTTTGCTTGTAGGGGGTGTGATTGGACCTGATAGGGATAATTGGGATATTAAGCCGTTGTCTGATGTGGATGTTTTGTCGGTTGGGAGTGATCGTCCGGTGTGGCGGAAGGTAGCTCCGATGACTAAGTGTCGTGGAACGGTGCTTGGATGTACGCAGTTGACAATCTGATGGGAACGATGATGTTAAGACTACGTATTTactgtttttctttgttttgtaacCCACTTGTCTTTTTGATCATAGTATGTCTTTGTTATAATGTTTGGATTATTGTTTCAAAAAACTCTTCACGGAAAAAAAG encodes:
- the LOC106439527 gene encoding F-box/kelch-repeat protein SKIP30-like produces the protein MSGLLEGIPDAVALRCLAHVPLHHHPNLELVSRSWRSAIRSDELFKVRIEEQSSESLLCVCAFDPENIWQVYSPSCNRWLTLPLLPSRIRHLAHFGAVTAAGKLFVLGGGSDAVDPLTGDHDGTFATDEVWCYDFVKRRWTQRASMLVPRSMFACCVLDGKIVVAGGFTTCRKSISGAEMYDPESDVWTSIPDLHRTHNSACSGLVVKGKVHVLHKGLSSVQVLESVKVGWAVKEYGWPQGPMAVVEDVPYVMSHGVVYKQEEDDTWKMVASASEFKPRIGMAMTSLSDEVLLVGGVIGPDRDNWDIKPLSDVDVLSVGSDRPVWRKVAPMTKCRGTVLGCTQLTI